The following proteins come from a genomic window of Solea solea chromosome 3, fSolSol10.1, whole genome shotgun sequence:
- the vgf gene encoding neurosecretory protein VGF: protein MIGSQNASSVLTLLVLLTGASLLHVSSPKSVGVSEDDKNPDRGTVSGLKVSADEETRSLEREEAEEELFKDVDPKTLAAVLLEALNQSQGARGEEEMKAESGEVKKEEEYRQVRTMEGADRHRDGRQELELLMATQGREQEEEERRKAQEEEEKMTEKVTSRTTSQTVQVQQSVSPEGGAEKGKGDASQHGTAKTEQGEEEEEQLNPEELKSLETMMKEFPRLDTATKRKVDSENQRESRGYSNNNYIVPINKGGNIAMSKKKLKWQEETQKGLNVPSFRGGNFMDDFEDTNYENNAVQSQQPPAEQDVMEEDEPDVDDDEEEEKEEEMLSPEEEEARAKAEQEEMRRQAAEAQRAKMEEEKLADIASDMLLRYMVKQTNGNKKYSPSLSNAAEDKRSDEDPEVMEGDDIDPQTIDKLIEISSKLHLPADDVVDIISDVEKKKKKDVPPELSSRWQQPLTPISSSFSSKNGFALPPISTNQNNFPDAKQPSPAVNLLKTWFHDKTAPKSPDRWSKPVNSLQNLWPRPQRPLSIKQDFWRKSPKSVWTGYPSYPYVYPFYYQRKPYPDYYPVYYSPSPRPKPRYYIPKPAITLNKFLGNSLDDGDSFPPKRRYHSWVQPRLKAPPSAGFQQKPYYSSYNLRLYPRTFQPLPVAKPRSPPRMPVISPPQKQRYYSAVAPAATRNEDYYTAGKLSDSSSSSSSSRSRDDLENYIQRILMNRPQILD from the coding sequence ATGATTGGGTCCCAAAATGCCTCAAGTGTCCTTACCCTCCTGGTCCTCCTCACAGGAGCTTCTCTCCTCCATGTGTCCAGCCCAAAGTCCGTCGGTGTCTCAGAAGACGACAAAAACCCAGACAGAGGTACCGTCTCTGGGCTGAAGGTGTCGGCAGACGAGGAGACGCGATCATTAGAGAGAGAAGAGGCAGAAGAGGAACTCTTTAAAGATGTGGATCCCAAAACGCTGGCGGCAGTTTTACTGGAGGCTCTGAATCAATCGCAGGGAGCAAGAGGGGAAGAGGAGATGAAGGCTGAGAGTGGGGAGgttaaaaaagaagaggaataCAGACAAGTGAGAACGATGGAAGGAGCAGACCGACACAGAGATGGACGACAGGAGCTAGAGCTGCTCATGGCCACACAGGGgagggagcaggaggaagaggagaggaggaaagctcaggaggaggaggagaagatgacCGAGAAGGTGACGAGCCGCACGACGAGTCAGACGGTCCAGGTCCAGCAGTCGGTGAGTCCAGAAGGCGGAGCGGAGAAAGGGAAGGGTGACGCTTCCCAGCATGGAACTGCCAAGACTGAACAaggcgaggaagaggaggagcagctcaATCCTGAGGAGCTGAAGAGTCTGGAGACCATGATGAAGGAGTTTCCTCGTTTGGACACAGCCACCAAGAGGAAGGTGGACTCCgaaaaccagagagagagcagaggctacagcaacaacaactacattgTGCCGATAAATAAAGGTGGTAACATCGCCATGTCGAAGAAGAAGCTAAAATGGCAGGAGGAGACGCAGAAAGGGTTGAACGTGCCGTCGTTTAGGGGAGGCAACTTTATGGATGACTTTGAGGACACTAATTATGAGAATAACGCAGTGCAGTCCCAGCAGCCTCCAGCAGAGCAGGATGTGATGGAGGAAGACGAGCCTGACGTCGAtgacgacgaggaggaggagaaggaagaggagatgTTGAgtccggaggaggaggaggctcgcGCCAAAGCGGAgcaggaggagatgaggaggcaGGCGGCCGAGGCACAGCGAgcaaagatggaggaggagaagctggcGGACATCGCCTCGGACATGCTGCTGCGCTACATGGTCAAACAGACTAACGGGAACAAGAAGTACAGCCCGTCACTGTCCAACGCTGCGGAGGACAAGAGGTCGGACGAGGATCCGGAAGTGATGGAGGGGGACGACATCGATCCTCAGACCATCGACAAGCTGATCGAGATCTCCAGCAAGCTCCACCTCCCCGCCGACGACGTGGTGGACATCATCAGCGacgtggagaagaagaagaagaaggacgtGCCGCCCGAGCTCTCTTCACGTTGGCAGCAGCCTCTGACTCCGATCTCGTCGTCTTTCTCGTCCAAAAACGGCTTTGCACTGCCTCCGATTTCGACCAATCAAAACAACTTCCCTGACGCCAAGCAACCGTCTCCTGCCGTCAATCTCCTCAAGACCTGGTTCCACGACAAGACGGCACCGAAATCACCAGATCGTTGGAGCAAACCTGTCAACTCTCTGCAGAATCTGTGGCCCAGACCTCAGAGgccgctgtcaatcaaacaggACTTCTGGCGCAAATCACCCAAGTCGGTCTGGACCGGCTACCCTTCGTACCCCTACGTTTATCCATTCTACTACCAAAGGAAGCCCTACCCAGACTACTACCCCGTCTACTACTCACCTTCTCCTAGACCCAAGCCCCGTTACTACATCCCCAAACCTGCCATCACCCTCAACAAGTTCCTGGGGAATTCTCTGGACGATGGCGACTCATTTCCTCCCAAACGTCGCTATCACAGTTGGGTCCAGCCCCGACTGAAAGCCCCTCCCTCTGCGGGGTTTCAGCAGAAGCCGTACTACAGCAGCTACAACCTTCGTCTGTACCCTCGTACGTTTCAGCCTCTGCCCGTTGCTAAACCGCGCTCCCCTCCCAGGATGCCCGTCATCTCTCCTCCACAGAAGCAGAGGTATTACTCAGCCGTGGCACCGGCAGCGACGAGGAATGAAGATTATTACACAGCTGGAAAATTGtccgacagcagcagcagcagcagcagcagccgcagccgtGACGATCTGGAGAATTACATACAGAGGATCCTCATGAACCGACCACAGATCCTGGACTGA